In Ascaphus truei isolate aAscTru1 chromosome 5, aAscTru1.hap1, whole genome shotgun sequence, one genomic interval encodes:
- the ZNF346 gene encoding zinc finger protein 346 isoform X2: MYVFDMFFFFLANKNHFRKVFGALPFYLESSNGEDDRNKWCPICNMAFSSPVVAQSHYEGKPHSKNLKIKQQGGVPLDAPPIKTSAPPIKRPAPPMSLVAPKIVEKLDDADPGKFCNLCHATFNNPQMAQQHYMGKKHKKQETKHQLMNIYTSPSNPLGRSTTVYNPPPASGSTVKGYSCDTCNIVLNSIEQYQAHVSGAKHKAQLLSMVPVSSSPVRDSSTTEEDLEPFGDSSSMGGLPPMGGSSSMGGHPPMGGSSSMGGLPPMGGSSSMGGLPPMGGSSSMGGLPPKGGSSSMGGLPPKGGSSSMGGLPPMGGSSMRIPPPMGSSSMRIPPPMGGLLPPPYPPPRKQLHQSYDREELIGSDDYNYFSQDY; this comes from the exons ATGTACGTGtttgacatgttttttttttttttggctaatAAAAATCACTTCAGAAAAGTCTTTGGTGCCCTCCCCTTCTACCTG GAGAGCAGCAATGGAGAAGATGACCGAAACAAGTGGTGCCCAATCTGCAACATGGCGTTTTCTTCTCCAGTTGTCGCTCAATCCCACTATGAAGGGAAACCCCACAGCAAGAATTTGAAGATCAAGCAGCAAGGCGGTGTGCCTTTAG ATGCGCCACCGATCAAGACGTCTGCCCCACCCATCAAGAGGCCTGCCCCACCCATGTCTTTAGTGGCCCCGAAAATCGTCGAGAAGTTAGATGATGCTGATCCCGGCAAGTTCTGCAACCTTTGCCATGCCACCTTTAACAACCCACAGATGGCTCAGCAACATTACATGGGCAAGAAACACAAGAAGCAGGAGACCAAACACCAGCTGATGAATATATACACCAGCCCCTCAAACCCATTGGGACGATCTACAACTGTCTATAATCCCCCGCCAGCTTCTGGATCTA CTGTGAAAGGGTACTCCTGTGATACCTGCAACATTGTCCTGAATTCTATAGAGCAGTACCAAGCTCACGTCAGTGGGGCCAAACACAAGGCACA ATTATTGTCCATGGTTCCTGTCAGCTCTTCACCCGTGAGGGATTCTTCAACGACAGAAGAAGATCTTGAACCCTTTGGGGATTCTTCATCAATGGGAGGTCTTCCACCTATGGGGGGTTCTTCATCAATGGGAGGTCATCCACCCATGGGGGGTTCTTCATCAATGGGAGGTCTTCCACCCATGGGGGGTTCTTCATCAATGGGAGGTCTTCCACCCATGGGGGGTTCTTCATCAATGGGAGGTCTTCCACCCAAGGGGGGTTCTTCATCAATGGGAGGTCTTCCACCCAAGGGGGGTTCTTCATCAATGGGAGGTCTTCCACCCATGGGGGGTTCATCAATGAGAATTCCTCCACCCATGGGGAGTTCATCAATGAGAATTCCTCCACCAATGGGTGGCTTACTGCCACCTCCTTATCCTCCTCCACGGAAGCAGCTCCACCAGTCATATGACCGAGAAGAGCTGATTGGATCCGATGACTACAACTATTTCAGCCAAGACTACTAG